From the Serratia nematodiphila DZ0503SBS1 genome, one window contains:
- a CDS encoding McrB family protein, which yields MKYFKISSIIEAIEHLQQFNGNWLLPAFVFASNEVSTTEVVDMSKKLGTDHFLDRYFNGNLLDIPPTKRGNNLLRPRFKDVVGWKTGPYSGDFVIRQDTKMWGNLFSSRGYREMRLQGLIEGEKSLVKLTDQFQPRFENEVPDSFRFEYFLIWLFAFKGFPDNIVSWDLLFNFLLTQELGIDSFPPAFHERFRIFGDIPWPELDNEKQSSNIILENLAPKFKESLVSDSMVEDEIVEPELGDDDSIYSEIMASIRNQESLNFLFVGPPGTGKTHYARKIANKITSEENIIYLQFHPAISYDDFVEGFRPKYSEVNQNITYELAPRLFLEFCEKAKLSNDKPHVIVIDELNRGDVQRIFGEALTYIERDYRNKIFTLPFSGKEVFIPENIIILATANPYDRSITELDDALLRRFWVINFEPDQLTLEKKLQDEGIEDSLIRKIIFVFNLINNAFPNGFGHAGFMKVKSQEDLMSIWKAKISLPLKRALLHDRSKYEETKQKIIELLTDDNFE from the coding sequence ATGAAATACTTCAAAATTTCATCAATTATCGAGGCTATAGAGCATCTCCAACAGTTCAATGGAAATTGGCTTTTGCCTGCTTTCGTATTTGCTTCTAATGAAGTGAGTACAACGGAAGTTGTTGATATGTCTAAAAAATTAGGTACGGATCACTTTTTGGACAGGTATTTTAATGGTAATTTATTGGATATTCCTCCAACTAAAAGAGGTAATAATCTTCTTCGTCCCCGTTTTAAAGACGTTGTTGGTTGGAAAACAGGTCCCTATAGTGGGGATTTTGTTATTCGGCAAGATACTAAGATGTGGGGTAATCTTTTTTCATCTCGTGGATATAGAGAGATGAGGTTGCAGGGGTTAATTGAAGGAGAAAAATCCCTTGTTAAACTAACGGATCAGTTCCAACCAAGGTTTGAGAATGAAGTCCCAGATAGTTTCAGGTTTGAATACTTCCTCATATGGTTATTTGCATTTAAAGGATTCCCAGATAATATAGTTTCGTGGGATTTGTTATTTAATTTTCTTTTAACTCAAGAGCTTGGTATAGATAGTTTTCCACCAGCTTTCCATGAAAGATTTAGAATTTTTGGTGATATACCTTGGCCTGAATTAGATAATGAAAAACAATCTTCGAATATAATATTAGAAAATTTAGCTCCGAAATTCAAAGAATCTTTAGTAAGTGATTCTATGGTTGAAGATGAAATAGTAGAACCTGAGTTAGGTGATGATGACAGTATATACTCTGAAATTATGGCATCCATCCGTAATCAGGAAAGTTTGAATTTTTTATTTGTAGGTCCCCCTGGTACTGGTAAAACCCACTATGCTCGAAAAATAGCCAATAAAATTACCAGTGAGGAAAATATAATATATCTTCAATTTCATCCAGCTATAAGTTATGACGACTTTGTTGAAGGGTTTAGACCAAAATATTCTGAAGTGAATCAGAATATTACCTATGAGCTGGCACCAAGACTTTTTTTAGAGTTTTGTGAGAAAGCTAAGTTAAGTAATGATAAACCTCATGTCATCGTTATAGACGAATTAAATCGAGGTGATGTCCAAAGAATATTTGGTGAAGCTTTAACATATATAGAAAGAGATTATAGGAATAAAATTTTTACCTTGCCATTCTCTGGCAAAGAAGTTTTCATACCTGAAAATATAATTATATTAGCTACAGCTAATCCTTATGACCGTTCCATTACTGAGCTTGATGATGCTCTTTTGAGACGGTTTTGGGTTATAAATTTTGAACCGGACCAACTTACTCTTGAAAAAAAATTACAAGATGAAGGGATAGAAGATTCGCTAATAAGAAAAATCATTTTTGTATTTAATTTAATAAATAATGCTTTCCCAAATGGTTTTGGCCATGCTGGATTCATGAAAGTTAAGTCTCAAGAAGATTTAATGTCTATATGGAAAGCTAAAATATCGCTTCCGTTAAAAAGGGCATTATTGCATGATCGAAGCAAGTATGAAGAGACTAAACAGAAAATAATTGAACTATTAACTGATGACAATTTCGAGTGA
- a CDS encoding DNA-methyltransferase has translation MKKNLELDLATSFQAVNKQTEDKMCFKSGAMHMAGLLKGDSASCLKKLPDNVFNVAVTSPPYFWVRDYGYEGQLGHEASVEAYIEQLMTVFDEVKRTLHPEGVFFLNIGDTYYSGNGQPHGRDPKCASRDFLRQKVRPVDQSGWDIPKKSLIGIPWKVAFAMQNRGWTLRSSIIWNRCNAFVEPTARDRPYRQYEFVFMFSKSRFYSFDRSMLVEEDVWNIPIERSRRANHNASFPSELVRRCIEIGSPVGGHVLDPFVGSGTTIFTSLANDRNVVGIDMSPDYIDFIDTSLEADGHQRIEFDKIIQRVSQPSPLWSSWAGNKANFRKPGNKK, from the coding sequence ATGAAGAAAAACTTAGAACTGGATCTTGCCACAAGTTTCCAAGCTGTCAATAAGCAGACTGAAGATAAAATGTGCTTTAAGTCTGGTGCTATGCACATGGCGGGCTTGCTAAAGGGCGACTCCGCTTCTTGCCTGAAAAAACTTCCAGACAATGTATTCAACGTTGCCGTTACTTCTCCACCTTATTTCTGGGTAAGAGATTATGGTTATGAAGGACAATTAGGGCATGAAGCTTCTGTGGAAGCTTACATTGAACAATTGATGACGGTATTCGATGAAGTAAAGCGAACTTTACATCCAGAGGGCGTTTTCTTCCTTAACATTGGTGATACATATTATTCTGGCAATGGGCAGCCGCATGGTCGCGATCCTAAATGCGCCTCCAGAGATTTTTTACGGCAGAAGGTTAGACCTGTAGACCAAAGTGGTTGGGATATACCTAAAAAAAGTTTAATTGGTATCCCGTGGAAAGTTGCATTTGCTATGCAGAACCGAGGATGGACTTTGCGAAGTTCTATCATTTGGAACCGTTGTAATGCATTTGTCGAACCTACGGCAAGAGATCGTCCTTACAGACAATATGAGTTCGTTTTCATGTTTTCCAAAAGCCGTTTTTACAGCTTCGATCGTTCTATGCTTGTTGAAGAAGATGTATGGAATATCCCTATCGAAAGAAGTCGTCGAGCTAATCACAATGCTTCATTTCCTTCTGAATTAGTAAGAAGATGCATTGAGATCGGTAGTCCGGTGGGTGGGCATGTGCTAGATCCATTTGTAGGTAGTGGTACTACTATTTTTACTTCTTTAGCTAATGATCGCAATGTTGTTGGTATTGATATGAGTCCCGACTACATTGATTTTATTGACACTTCCCTTGAGGCAGACGGTCATCAAAGGATTGAGTTTGATAAAATTATCCAAAGAGTCTCACAGCCATCACCTTTATGGAGTTCTTGGGCTGGTAATAAAGCCAATTTTAGAAAGCCTGGCAATAAAAAATAA
- a CDS encoding relaxase/mobilization nuclease domain-containing protein, translating to MKGMQKIKRGKTFNCLISYLLKPASHHMSDPYVVGGNVIESFAEALSAEFNTTKLLRPDVSKPVWHNSLRLPCGESLPRTQWKQIADDYMKRMGFSETHLRAYVLHDDGEGQHIHIVASRIDTISGKLYLGKNENLISTRIIQELEKDYQLTRTKGPDALKPPASPAAKRKKSRNEAMLEERTGEKCAKTLIQEAIDTLLTSQISEDEFVQQLAVQKIKALPNRSSTGKMNGFSFEYANISFKASQLGKKYSWKNLEQLIRIDTIQTMASDAIVCFGAVDASDILLPLPERPQPLLKENLDAKTITATNSYINLTMRWIEAIPWLDSIVGIVKSLHNSFFERKNKPAIIFSASPLSIDLPSPPSVEKPVKTNIFRLKI from the coding sequence ATGAAAGGGATGCAAAAAATCAAAAGAGGAAAAACCTTTAATTGCCTTATTTCTTATTTATTAAAACCTGCTTCGCACCACATGTCAGATCCGTATGTAGTCGGTGGCAATGTCATAGAAAGCTTCGCAGAAGCACTAAGTGCAGAGTTCAACACAACGAAGCTTCTACGTCCTGATGTCAGTAAACCCGTATGGCATAACTCTTTGCGTCTTCCTTGTGGTGAGTCTTTACCAAGAACGCAATGGAAACAGATAGCCGATGACTACATGAAGCGTATGGGCTTCTCTGAGACGCATCTACGAGCTTACGTCCTACATGATGATGGAGAGGGTCAGCATATCCATATAGTAGCAAGTCGCATCGATACCATATCAGGGAAGCTGTATCTGGGAAAAAACGAGAATCTTATCAGCACCCGTATCATCCAGGAACTTGAAAAAGACTACCAGTTAACCAGAACCAAAGGACCTGATGCTCTGAAACCTCCTGCCTCACCTGCTGCCAAACGTAAAAAATCACGTAATGAAGCAATGTTAGAAGAGAGAACAGGCGAGAAATGTGCAAAGACGCTCATACAAGAAGCTATAGATACACTGCTCACAAGCCAGATTTCCGAAGACGAGTTTGTGCAGCAGCTTGCAGTTCAGAAGATAAAAGCGCTACCCAACAGGTCTTCGACTGGAAAAATGAATGGTTTTTCCTTTGAGTACGCCAATATTTCATTCAAGGCTTCTCAGCTTGGTAAAAAGTATTCATGGAAAAACTTAGAACAGCTCATACGCATTGATACAATCCAAACGATGGCGTCTGATGCAATAGTTTGTTTTGGTGCAGTAGATGCGAGCGACATATTGCTTCCCTTACCTGAACGACCTCAACCACTGTTGAAAGAAAATTTGGATGCTAAAACAATAACAGCTACCAATAGTTATATAAATCTCACAATGAGATGGATAGAAGCAATCCCCTGGTTAGATAGCATAGTTGGTATCGTAAAAAGCTTGCATAACTCTTTCTTTGAACGCAAAAACAAACCAGCAATAATCTTTTCTGCTTCACCACTTTCTATAGACCTACCATCTCCTCCGTCTGTTGAAAAACCTGTGAAAACAAACATTTTTAGACTGAAAATTTAG
- a CDS encoding DUF4755 domain-containing protein has translation MKFFMMKRVMLAIALPVFVAFFGGAKVMSVYWVPLFFISAMLCATAYGKYVVRKNNDATFNYLNENNDGIYIHKFNDCEIRLDKNKQEVFLKNSAGAKTYSFDDIKEWHYNITYGGEVAGAGLTSIRENGKTLGQNIADTGLFIRVKDVRKPEWHIRFYPRNDAFNSRNGLNDLKTQLNQWMEIFDQNLNAA, from the coding sequence ATGAAATTCTTCATGATGAAACGTGTAATGCTGGCGATTGCACTCCCTGTTTTTGTTGCTTTTTTTGGGGGCGCTAAGGTCATGTCAGTTTATTGGGTGCCCCTGTTTTTTATCAGTGCGATGCTATGTGCAACAGCTTATGGCAAATATGTCGTCAGGAAAAACAATGATGCTACATTCAATTATCTGAATGAAAATAATGATGGGATCTATATTCATAAATTCAATGACTGCGAGATTAGGTTAGACAAAAATAAACAAGAAGTATTTCTTAAAAATAGCGCAGGGGCAAAAACGTATTCTTTTGATGATATCAAAGAGTGGCACTACAACATTACATACGGTGGTGAAGTTGCAGGTGCTGGATTAACTAGTATCAGAGAGAACGGTAAAACATTAGGCCAAAACATCGCTGATACAGGTCTCTTTATCCGCGTAAAAGACGTTCGTAAACCAGAGTGGCATATCCGGTTCTATCCCCGTAATGATGCTTTTAATTCGCGTAATGGGTTGAATGATTTGAAGACGCAGCTCAACCAATGGATGGAGATCTTTGATCAGAATTTAAATGCTGCATAG
- a CDS encoding DNA-binding protein, with protein sequence MNNLVEFKASHELDAIKNVRNFITFCRDKLTIYDDIIDWNSSSWKGIAAFRKLKAGYGLVESKDRLDSDFIDFAKSYIRYNQALSSVKTPGRKILALRCLEKALLQTCHNAHVYNVSTIVLDEALQIASKHYKSNVLHQCGYELQKLSIFLSEHRFVRCGFISWTNPVKPRFKNNYLPEKEDEDRIHKLPDERALFSIAEIFSRPDEKLSSRDLFTTSVIALLMCSPSRASEILALPADCEITRKDRNGVERYGLRYYAAKGGGATIKWIPDVMIPVAQKAVSRLLKLSENARSLARWCERSPDKFYRHPLCPEVDEHEPLDVRQVCHALGYRLDDKGQCINKLKRTSLDGGVSFLNYSDRYYTLHKLWKLIRKNLPQDFPWLDKEKSVRYSNALCLLNLHQCHEVKMTACYTLYKPSYSDLSRDIEKSRKMKPEVNNIFKRHGYFDQFGKCLFLRTHQPRHLLNTIAQLGDLSQLNIAKWSGRVSVLQNKNYNHTSQEEILEKISSLKLGSNRYCSPMDNKSNNMVVLENLAHGAAHLTSEGYCIHNYVIPPCRKLAEAQAYGWEDYGEMNEQQQKEVINKISLFLKMAKQAVDDGFYGADKWVSFHEDVLNNLEKRNHFKTGK encoded by the coding sequence ATGAATAATCTTGTTGAATTTAAAGCAAGTCATGAATTGGATGCAATCAAAAATGTCAGAAATTTTATAACATTCTGTCGTGATAAATTAACTATTTATGATGATATTATAGACTGGAATTCCAGTTCGTGGAAAGGAATTGCAGCCTTTCGAAAATTGAAAGCAGGATACGGATTGGTAGAAAGTAAAGATAGACTGGATAGTGATTTTATTGATTTCGCTAAAAGCTATATAAGGTACAATCAGGCTTTGAGTTCAGTTAAGACACCTGGAAGAAAAATATTGGCATTAAGATGTCTTGAAAAAGCTCTTTTGCAAACTTGTCATAATGCACATGTATATAATGTTTCTACCATAGTTCTGGATGAAGCTTTACAGATAGCAAGTAAACATTATAAGAGCAATGTTCTTCATCAATGTGGTTATGAACTTCAAAAATTAAGTATTTTTTTATCTGAACATCGCTTTGTCAGGTGTGGGTTTATTAGCTGGACAAATCCAGTTAAACCAAGATTTAAAAACAACTACCTCCCAGAAAAAGAAGATGAAGATAGGATACACAAATTACCAGATGAGCGTGCCCTATTTTCAATAGCGGAGATATTTTCAAGGCCAGATGAAAAACTTAGCTCAAGAGATCTTTTTACTACATCTGTTATTGCTTTATTAATGTGTTCACCAAGTCGTGCCTCAGAGATTTTGGCTTTACCTGCTGACTGTGAAATAACAAGGAAAGATAGAAATGGTGTGGAGCGTTATGGGCTTCGTTATTATGCTGCGAAAGGTGGTGGTGCGACTATTAAGTGGATACCTGATGTCATGATCCCTGTCGCCCAAAAAGCTGTTTCAAGATTACTTAAACTTTCTGAAAATGCCCGCTCTCTTGCCAGATGGTGTGAACGCTCACCTGATAAATTTTATAGACACCCGCTTTGTCCTGAAGTGGATGAACATGAACCACTTGATGTTCGTCAGGTTTGTCATGCTCTTGGCTATCGATTGGATGATAAAGGACAATGTATTAATAAATTAAAGCGCACGAGTCTTGATGGCGGAGTCTCGTTTCTGAATTACTCTGATAGATACTATACGCTACATAAACTCTGGAAGTTGATAAGAAAAAATTTACCGCAGGATTTCCCTTGGTTAGATAAAGAAAAGTCAGTTAGGTATAGTAATGCATTATGTTTGCTGAATTTGCATCAATGCCATGAAGTTAAAATGACAGCTTGCTATACACTTTACAAACCTAGTTATAGTGATTTATCACGAGATATAGAGAAATCTCGAAAGATGAAACCTGAGGTTAACAATATTTTTAAACGTCATGGCTACTTTGATCAGTTTGGCAAATGTCTTTTCTTACGCACTCATCAACCTAGGCATCTACTAAACACAATCGCACAATTGGGTGATTTATCTCAATTAAATATAGCAAAATGGTCAGGAAGAGTTAGTGTTTTACAAAACAAAAATTATAATCACACATCTCAGGAAGAGATACTTGAAAAGATAAGTAGTTTAAAACTCGGAAGTAATCGTTATTGCTCCCCTATGGATAACAAATCTAATAATATGGTTGTATTAGAGAATCTGGCTCATGGTGCGGCTCACTTGACATCAGAGGGTTATTGTATTCATAACTATGTCATTCCCCCTTGCCGAAAATTGGCAGAAGCTCAGGCATATGGATGGGAAGATTATGGTGAGATGAATGAGCAACAGCAGAAAGAAGTTATCAATAAAATAAGTTTGTTTCTTAAAATGGCAAAACAAGCAGTAGATGATGGCTTTTATGGCGCAGACAAATGGGTTTCATTTCATGAAGACGTATTAAATAATCTTGAGAAAAGAAACCATTTCAAAACAGGTAAATAA
- a CDS encoding site-specific integrase — protein sequence MNKKECKSDNSNRQAKQYGYFFNIDEAKWKLDSGSSVNVGGILKFIHSSLIEGYINTLAFYASNYSAGYVRRINVIMKDFFIRTNSIFVSEFDILNYRSLISYSKIKDLIVLRAFLKKWHSIGYYGVDDSVITLMKSMVLKVKTRGSVIKQEDPNKGAMTDNEHNSLNQAIHSAYKDKKITLLEYSSALLVSFTGRRASQLIALKFKDIIKNEKSDGSEVFFLRIPRVKQGFGFRQIFRELRIDGNLYNVMMRQANNSISLVEAYIDRHLLLEEKNEVPVFLDARKYEILSGKVDVFDLLVSDRLHAPKNIFGVSLKKIVKKENVISERTGERITVNAYRLRYTLGTKLAREGYRDEIIAELLDHSSILSVGIYTENLADNAEKINQAVSNGLALIADAFLGKAKISGVAPTHNSGDLLTGKTSLSCIKKTAMPCHGCIYFKKSVKEV from the coding sequence ATGAATAAGAAAGAATGTAAATCGGATAATAGTAATAGACAAGCGAAACAGTATGGTTATTTTTTTAACATTGATGAAGCTAAATGGAAATTAGATAGTGGTTCTAGTGTAAATGTTGGGGGTATATTAAAATTCATTCATTCCTCACTTATTGAAGGGTATATAAACACGCTTGCTTTTTATGCAAGCAACTATAGTGCTGGGTATGTTAGAAGAATTAATGTCATTATGAAAGATTTTTTTATAAGGACTAATTCTATATTTGTTTCCGAATTTGATATTTTGAATTATAGATCACTCATTTCATATTCAAAGATAAAAGACTTAATTGTTTTGAGGGCGTTTTTAAAAAAATGGCATTCTATTGGTTATTATGGTGTTGATGATAGTGTAATAACTTTGATGAAATCAATGGTGTTAAAGGTAAAAACACGAGGCTCTGTTATTAAGCAAGAGGACCCAAATAAGGGGGCTATGACTGATAATGAACACAATTCGTTAAATCAGGCTATTCATAGTGCATACAAAGATAAAAAAATAACTCTTTTAGAATACTCATCGGCGTTGTTAGTTAGTTTTACAGGACGAAGGGCATCACAGCTTATCGCATTGAAATTTAAGGATATAATTAAAAATGAAAAATCAGATGGAAGTGAAGTATTCTTTTTGAGAATCCCCAGGGTGAAACAAGGTTTTGGATTCAGGCAGATTTTCAGAGAATTGAGAATTGATGGTAATCTTTATAACGTGATGATGCGACAGGCGAATAATTCTATATCTCTTGTAGAGGCTTACATTGATAGACATCTTCTATTGGAAGAAAAAAATGAAGTACCGGTTTTTCTTGATGCCAGAAAATATGAAATATTAAGTGGAAAGGTAGATGTTTTTGATTTGTTAGTTTCTGATAGGCTTCATGCACCCAAAAATATATTTGGAGTATCTTTAAAAAAAATTGTCAAAAAAGAAAATGTAATTTCAGAAAGAACTGGAGAACGTATAACAGTAAACGCATACAGGTTACGTTATACCTTAGGAACAAAACTTGCTCGTGAAGGGTATAGGGACGAGATAATTGCAGAGTTATTAGATCATTCGTCAATCTTGAGTGTGGGTATTTATACAGAAAACCTTGCTGATAATGCTGAAAAAATCAATCAGGCAGTTTCTAATGGTTTGGCACTTATTGCAGATGCCTTTCTTGGTAAAGCCAAGATTAGTGGAGTTGCACCTACACATAATAGCGGTGATTTATTAACAGGGAAAACGAGTTTATCTTGCATAAAAAAAACCGCAATGCCATGTCATGGGTGTATTTATTTTAAAAAATCAGTTAAGGAGGTATAG
- a CDS encoding tyrosine-type recombinase/integrase → MEKHGVNNFIFKNGERFCHVIDKKTGEPIYYPNLYLTTHIRNRANSINTMRAVAGVLALLMNYFSLNNIDIDKRILIQEFMKSNEIDSLSDYMSKNSKKGSLRSHPSSVKNPTKYFRLGVVIDYMKWLCQMHLALSDGKKNKDRVDAFIAELNHKRPLGSNVYKKEMPDKSLSRRQLDLLFNIIEPGSELNPFSDLVQPRNRLIILMLFSFGIRAGEVLNLRVSDIDFINSTIVIKRRPDDNFDPRVNQPLVKTSERIFSVEKDLMSEIYYYITVNRNKINKSKFNDFMFITYKSGNTHGMPLSISAYHKIIKLIRNSHPELSGLCGHQLRHTWNYEFSKKMDGLSEGISQEKEEQIRSYLMGWKEGSGTAKIYNRRHVIEEAHKASLAMQQELIKGLL, encoded by the coding sequence ATGGAAAAGCATGGCGTTAATAATTTTATTTTTAAAAATGGTGAGAGGTTCTGTCATGTGATTGATAAGAAAACAGGAGAACCAATTTATTATCCTAATCTTTATCTAACCACACATATAAGAAATAGAGCAAACTCCATTAACACTATGCGAGCTGTTGCAGGGGTCTTAGCATTACTAATGAATTATTTTTCTTTAAATAATATAGATATAGATAAAAGAATATTAATCCAAGAATTTATGAAATCCAATGAGATAGATAGTCTTTCTGATTATATGTCAAAGAATTCAAAAAAAGGTAGTCTTAGAAGTCATCCATCCTCTGTGAAAAATCCAACTAAATATTTTAGGCTGGGTGTGGTTATCGATTATATGAAGTGGCTTTGCCAGATGCATTTGGCTCTATCAGACGGTAAAAAAAATAAAGATAGGGTAGATGCTTTTATAGCTGAGTTAAATCATAAAAGACCTTTGGGTTCAAATGTATATAAAAAGGAGATGCCTGATAAGTCTCTAAGCCGAAGACAACTTGATCTTTTATTTAATATTATCGAGCCGGGTTCGGAATTAAATCCTTTCTCAGATTTAGTTCAACCAAGAAATAGATTAATTATACTCATGCTTTTTTCATTCGGCATTAGAGCTGGTGAAGTGTTAAACCTCAGAGTAAGTGATATTGATTTTATTAATTCCACCATTGTGATTAAAAGAAGACCTGATGATAATTTTGACCCGCGAGTGAATCAACCACTTGTAAAAACGAGTGAGCGAATATTTTCAGTGGAGAAGGATTTAATGAGTGAAATATATTATTATATAACGGTAAATCGAAATAAAATAAATAAATCAAAATTCAACGACTTTATGTTTATTACTTACAAATCTGGTAATACTCATGGTATGCCGCTATCAATTTCAGCATATCATAAGATAATCAAACTAATCAGAAACTCTCATCCAGAGCTATCGGGTTTATGTGGACACCAATTAAGGCATACTTGGAATTACGAGTTTTCCAAGAAAATGGATGGATTGAGCGAAGGTATCTCCCAGGAAAAAGAAGAGCAAATTAGGTCTTATCTAATGGGATGGAAAGAGGGATCTGGAACTGCAAAAATATATAACAGGAGACATGTTATTGAGGAAGCTCATAAAGCATCTCTCGCTATGCAACAAGAACTAATAAAAGGATTGTTGTAA
- a CDS encoding helix-turn-helix transcriptional regulator: protein MNQLNTRLIRLPEVLNRTGYGKAWIYHLINQHLFPAPIKIGSRAVAFIESEVEEWIQLAIKNSRNNVE from the coding sequence ATGAATCAGCTCAATACACGCCTTATTCGCCTTCCCGAAGTTCTAAATCGAACAGGTTATGGAAAAGCCTGGATTTATCATCTTATCAATCAACATCTTTTCCCAGCACCTATCAAAATTGGCTCTCGTGCTGTTGCTTTCATTGAAAGTGAAGTTGAAGAGTGGATTCAATTGGCTATTAAAAATTCAAGAAATAATGTTGAATGA
- a CDS encoding DUF6387 family protein, which produces MKNWTTEHTKEIKKWLDIDTYRKFEDLTLLQLYHELWARTLFFKSYREDFEAKALMGYFEKIFSGNPFLIEEKQLGYMAPDNRLFQPPHFFLTTLERLAELSIISMQRGTFVWHGDDKYSINGELQEETLYESLPDQFQRTVMLEVDLSSGTDDEIAESLKAALPQWRKYMEIQENPLDSVRFGYGTIKKLINYRIIPMLDILVWTKIKQIRVSDDRLSRLLYTDDDDESQIRLHYHVKDTDRPLALKAASVDFIRQFYYFINKNSHLKNMRVSDTMKLSDSEKS; this is translated from the coding sequence GTGAAAAACTGGACAACTGAACATACAAAAGAAATCAAGAAATGGTTAGATATCGACACATATCGTAAGTTCGAAGATCTCACCCTTCTACAGTTATACCACGAGCTGTGGGCCAGAACACTGTTCTTCAAAAGCTACAGGGAGGATTTTGAGGCAAAAGCCCTAATGGGATACTTCGAAAAAATTTTCAGCGGAAATCCATTCTTGATTGAGGAAAAGCAACTTGGCTATATGGCACCGGACAACCGATTGTTTCAACCGCCTCATTTCTTTCTAACTACACTTGAACGACTTGCTGAACTGAGCATCATCTCAATGCAACGGGGCACTTTTGTGTGGCATGGCGATGATAAGTATTCAATCAACGGTGAGCTACAGGAAGAAACTCTCTACGAAAGTTTACCCGACCAATTCCAAAGAACAGTCATGTTAGAAGTTGATCTCTCAAGTGGCACAGACGACGAAATTGCGGAATCACTCAAAGCGGCATTACCTCAGTGGCGTAAGTACATGGAAATACAGGAAAACCCTCTGGATTCCGTTCGCTTTGGATATGGAACCATTAAGAAGCTTATCAACTATCGAATCATCCCTATGCTCGACATTTTAGTTTGGACAAAGATTAAACAGATTCGTGTATCGGATGATCGACTGTCCAGGCTGCTTTATACCGATGATGATGATGAAAGTCAGATCAGACTTCACTATCATGTAAAGGATACCGACAGACCACTTGCCCTCAAAGCGGCCTCAGTTGACTTCATCAGGCAGTTTTATTACTTCATAAACAAGAATAGCCATTTAAAAAACATGAGAGTTTCAGACACCATGAAACTCTCTGATTCTGAAAAGAGTTAA